The Urbifossiella limnaea genome has a window encoding:
- a CDS encoding RpnC/YadD family protein — MSKPFDTILKTLIVGHLGEWTAYLAARAGLPVGPAEPLDTDLSATLQADRLFRVRADPPFVLHLELESTGRLGIPTELLRYSVAALGAVGLPVHSVLVLLRPKATATDLTGVLDVPGADGRPYLTFRYTVVRVWQESVASFLAAGPGLAPLAVLTNEAAGNLEAAVERFRDRLTEPDVPPHLAKALFGSSFILCGMRYDEARVEAIYERLSMTLEDSTTYQLILKRGEARGEARGKAVGEATGRVAEARGILARLGTKKFGTPPPAALDAIADRERLERIAERLLDAAGWDDLLGTP, encoded by the coding sequence GTGTCCAAGCCGTTCGACACCATTCTGAAGACGTTGATCGTCGGCCACCTCGGCGAGTGGACGGCGTACCTCGCCGCCCGCGCCGGGCTGCCGGTCGGCCCGGCCGAGCCGCTCGACACCGACCTGTCGGCCACCCTCCAGGCTGACCGGCTGTTCCGCGTCCGCGCCGACCCGCCGTTCGTCCTCCACCTCGAACTCGAATCGACCGGTCGCCTCGGCATCCCGACCGAGTTGCTGCGGTACAGCGTCGCCGCGCTCGGGGCCGTCGGCCTGCCCGTTCACTCCGTACTGGTGCTGCTGCGGCCGAAGGCCACCGCCACCGACCTGACGGGGGTGCTGGACGTGCCGGGGGCCGACGGCCGGCCGTACCTGACGTTCCGCTACACCGTCGTCCGCGTCTGGCAGGAGTCGGTGGCGTCGTTTCTCGCCGCCGGCCCCGGCCTGGCGCCGCTGGCCGTACTGACGAACGAGGCCGCCGGGAATCTGGAGGCGGCGGTCGAGCGGTTCCGCGACCGGCTCACCGAGCCCGACGTGCCGCCGCACCTGGCGAAGGCGCTGTTCGGTTCGAGTTTCATCCTGTGCGGCATGCGGTATGATGAGGCACGGGTCGAGGCCATCTACGAGAGGCTGAGCATGACGCTGGAAGACTCGACGACGTACCAGCTGATCTTGAAGCGTGGCGAGGCGCGCGGCGAGGCGCGGGGGAAGGCGGTGGGGGAAGCCACGGGCCGAGTCGCCGAGGCCCGCGGCATCCTCGCCCGGCTCGGCACCAAGAAGTTCGGCACCCCACCCCCGGCCGCCCTGGACGCCATCGCGGACCGCGAACGGCTCGAACGGATCGCCGAGCGCCTCCTCGACGCCGCCGGGTGGGACGACCTCCTCGGCACGCCGTAG
- a CDS encoding DUF1501 domain-containing protein produces MHDFPCRRSTRPLTRRDLLVRSANGFGGAALATMLADDEARAQTPGANAPGSGRAPDPFAPKKPHFDPKATSVIFLFMDGGPSQVDTFDPKPALEKYHGRPFPARVEPTQFNNVGATLMSPWKFKQYGRSGLPVSDLFPHVGACADDLAVIRSVTSNFSEHTNANYFIHSGSGLQGRPSVGSWVTYGLGSECRDLPGFVVLGSGMIPPGGVDCFGSGFLPASYQGSLFRHGSQPVADLTPPGGASPRSRAAQRDLIRTLDARSRERFGNADAVEAAIANYELAFRMQTAVPELADLSRETDETKKLYGLDDPKTEVFGRQCLLARRLVERGVRFTELLCQTLGFDRWDQHGSLKAGHEANAKAVDKPIAGLLTDLKRRGLLDRTLVLWGGEFGRTPVAQGSDGRDHNPFGFTMWLAGGGAKGGTAFGATDEFGYHAVQDKVQVHDIHATLLHLLGFDHTKLTHRFGGRDMRLTDVHGEVIRGVLK; encoded by the coding sequence ATGCACGACTTCCCCTGCCGCCGGTCCACCCGACCACTCACCCGCCGCGACCTCCTCGTCCGATCCGCCAACGGGTTCGGCGGCGCCGCCCTGGCCACGATGCTCGCCGACGACGAGGCGCGGGCGCAGACTCCGGGGGCTAACGCCCCCGGCTCGGGGCGCGCGCCCGACCCGTTCGCGCCGAAGAAGCCGCACTTCGACCCCAAGGCCACCAGCGTTATCTTCCTGTTCATGGACGGCGGCCCGTCGCAGGTGGACACGTTCGACCCCAAGCCGGCGCTGGAGAAGTACCACGGCCGCCCCTTCCCGGCGCGGGTCGAGCCGACGCAGTTCAACAACGTCGGCGCCACCCTGATGAGCCCGTGGAAGTTCAAGCAATACGGCCGGAGCGGCCTGCCGGTGAGCGACCTGTTCCCGCACGTCGGGGCGTGCGCCGACGACCTGGCGGTGATCCGCTCCGTCACGTCGAACTTCTCCGAGCACACGAACGCCAACTACTTCATCCACAGCGGCAGCGGCCTCCAGGGGCGGCCGAGCGTCGGCAGCTGGGTGACCTACGGCCTCGGCAGCGAGTGCCGCGACCTGCCGGGGTTCGTCGTCCTCGGCAGCGGCATGATCCCGCCCGGCGGCGTGGACTGCTTCGGCAGCGGCTTCCTCCCGGCGTCGTACCAGGGCTCGCTGTTCCGCCACGGGTCGCAGCCGGTCGCCGACCTGACGCCGCCGGGCGGCGCCAGCCCGCGCAGCCGGGCCGCCCAGCGCGACCTCATCCGCACCCTCGACGCCCGCAGCCGCGAGCGGTTCGGCAACGCCGACGCCGTCGAGGCCGCCATCGCCAACTACGAGCTGGCGTTCCGCATGCAGACGGCCGTGCCCGAGCTCGCCGACCTGAGCCGCGAGACGGACGAGACGAAGAAGCTGTACGGCCTCGACGACCCGAAGACCGAGGTGTTCGGCCGGCAGTGCCTGCTCGCTCGCCGGCTCGTCGAGCGCGGCGTGCGGTTCACGGAACTGTTGTGCCAGACCCTTGGCTTCGACCGCTGGGACCAGCACGGCAGCCTGAAGGCCGGGCACGAGGCCAACGCGAAGGCGGTGGACAAGCCGATCGCCGGGCTGCTGACGGACCTGAAGCGGCGCGGCCTGCTCGACCGGACGCTGGTGCTGTGGGGCGGCGAGTTCGGCCGCACGCCCGTCGCGCAGGGCTCCGACGGCCGCGACCACAACCCGTTCGGGTTTACGATGTGGCTGGCCGGCGGCGGCGCGAAGGGCGGCACCGCGTTCGGCGCGACCGACGAGTTCGGCTACCACGCGGTGCAGGACAAGGTGCAGGTCCACGACATCCACGCGACGCTGTTGCACCTGCTGGGCTTCGACCACACGAAGCTGACGCACCGGTTCGGCGGCCGCGACATGCGGCTGACCGACGTGCACGGCGAAGTGATTCGGGGCGTGTTGAAATGA
- a CDS encoding DUF1559 domain-containing protein — protein sequence MTPFARPRTRRGFTLIELLVVIAIIAILIGLLLPAVQKVREAAARVKCQNNLKQWALAAHSYQDTVGGLPPAMVVPGATFSTAPDNTTGYGPNWITLILPYIEQAPLYNQQVTSITSWLNTVNTDHNWRLVRTANFNYAQCPSDPRNTTPYAGAGGSWVRGNYAANLGPTGQEANDGGSTSFAFTINGVTTSLNGRGPFWFTTKAAHKCMTIQGIQDGSSNTIMMSEVLSGLNATDSRGVWAMGHIGASTIGSYGKGAALTPNAKNDLSDIITTCPGSTAAALNLGCANGSNTVATARSAHTGGVNAAMGDGTVRFLRDSISQLAFYQLGSAQDGQPLPAEAN from the coding sequence ATGACGCCGTTCGCTCGCCCCCGGACCCGCCGCGGGTTCACGCTCATCGAGCTGCTGGTGGTGATCGCCATCATCGCCATCCTGATCGGCCTGCTGCTGCCGGCCGTGCAGAAGGTGCGCGAGGCCGCCGCCCGCGTCAAGTGCCAGAACAACCTGAAGCAGTGGGCGCTGGCCGCCCACAGCTACCAGGACACCGTCGGCGGCCTGCCGCCGGCCATGGTCGTGCCGGGCGCCACCTTCAGCACCGCCCCGGACAACACCACCGGGTACGGGCCGAACTGGATCACCCTCATCCTGCCGTACATCGAGCAGGCGCCGCTGTACAACCAGCAGGTGACGAGCATCACGTCGTGGCTCAACACCGTGAACACCGACCACAACTGGCGGCTGGTCCGGACGGCGAACTTCAACTACGCCCAGTGCCCGTCGGACCCGCGGAACACGACGCCGTACGCCGGCGCCGGCGGGAGCTGGGTGCGCGGCAACTACGCGGCCAACCTGGGGCCGACCGGGCAGGAGGCCAACGACGGCGGCTCGACCTCGTTCGCGTTCACGATCAACGGCGTGACCACGTCGCTCAACGGCCGCGGACCGTTCTGGTTCACCACCAAGGCGGCGCACAAGTGCATGACCATCCAGGGCATCCAGGACGGCAGCTCGAATACGATCATGATGTCGGAGGTGCTGTCGGGGTTGAACGCCACCGACAGCCGCGGCGTCTGGGCGATGGGCCACATCGGCGCCAGCACCATCGGCTCCTACGGCAAGGGCGCGGCGCTGACGCCGAACGCTAAGAACGACCTGTCGGACATCATCACCACGTGCCCGGGCTCGACGGCGGCGGCGCTGAACCTGGGGTGCGCCAACGGCAGCAACACCGTGGCGACGGCGCGCAGCGCCCACACCGGCGGGGTGAACGCGGCGATGGGCGACGGCACCGTGCGGTTCCTCCGCGACAGCATCTCCCAGCTGGCGTTCTACCAGCTCGGCAGCGCCCAAGACGGCCAGCCGCTGCCGGCCGAAGCGAACTGA
- a CDS encoding adenylate/guanylate cyclase domain-containing protein, with product MPDLIAQGPQPENHWRRRLPAGPVTLGRDGWGAAWEPFLSRRHAELEWSAGRLHVRPSAARNPVFRDGDPVDGPFELGLGAAFVVGRTTFTVVPDAPSSSAPGARHESLTVAHGDLAHLPFRDAPHRLDVLSKLPDVIAGAASDPELFAGVCEMLLAGLPRADAVALVATEVGAVELFGPAGSVPEVPVRVLHTDRRRAADGPFVPSRRLVVEAVAAREATVLHVWRGPARAHEPAGEFTVQGGFDWSFCTPVGGEACRGWGLVAAGRFTTDDAPALSFPARATDLRDDVKFAELVADILSSLRQVQVLRERQGVFRRFFSPGVLHVVAGRDAARALEPREVDATVLFCDLRGFSRTVEEASGQLLDVLTRVSAALGVMTRAIVENRGAIADFLGDAAMGFWGWPLDDPAKVENACRAGLAIRDGFAAVSSDRSHPLFGFRAGIGIATGRAVAGGIGTAEQAKVGVFGPVVNLASRLEGMTKPLRVPILLDEATAAAVRAHLPADVARVRRLARVKPAGLETPLDVSELLPPAGPDAVLTDVHLTEYAAALEAFMSGDWSAADDRLHRLPPRDRGKDLLTGFILQHNHAPPPGWDGVVPLAAK from the coding sequence ATGCCCGACCTGATTGCCCAGGGGCCGCAGCCGGAGAACCACTGGCGCCGCCGCCTGCCCGCCGGCCCGGTCACACTCGGCCGCGACGGCTGGGGCGCCGCGTGGGAGCCGTTCCTGTCGCGCCGGCACGCCGAGCTGGAATGGTCCGCCGGCCGCCTCCACGTCCGCCCGAGCGCCGCCCGCAACCCCGTCTTCCGCGACGGCGACCCCGTAGACGGGCCGTTCGAGCTCGGCCTCGGCGCGGCGTTCGTGGTCGGCCGCACCACGTTCACGGTCGTGCCCGACGCGCCGAGTTCGTCCGCGCCCGGGGCGCGGCACGAGTCACTGACGGTGGCGCACGGCGACCTGGCGCACCTGCCGTTCCGCGACGCCCCGCACCGGCTCGACGTGCTCAGCAAGCTGCCCGACGTGATCGCCGGCGCCGCGTCCGACCCCGAGCTGTTCGCCGGCGTGTGCGAGATGCTGCTGGCCGGCCTGCCGCGGGCCGACGCGGTCGCGCTGGTGGCCACGGAGGTCGGCGCGGTCGAGCTGTTCGGCCCGGCCGGGAGCGTGCCCGAGGTGCCGGTGCGGGTGCTGCACACCGACCGCCGCCGCGCCGCCGACGGCCCGTTCGTCCCGAGCCGCCGGCTGGTCGTGGAGGCGGTGGCGGCGCGGGAGGCGACGGTGCTGCACGTCTGGCGCGGCCCCGCGCGGGCACACGAGCCGGCGGGCGAATTCACGGTCCAGGGCGGGTTCGACTGGTCGTTCTGCACGCCGGTCGGGGGTGAGGCGTGCCGCGGCTGGGGGCTCGTCGCCGCCGGCCGGTTCACGACGGACGACGCGCCGGCGCTGTCGTTCCCCGCCCGCGCGACCGACCTGCGCGACGACGTGAAGTTCGCCGAGCTGGTCGCCGACATCCTGAGTTCGCTGCGGCAGGTGCAGGTGCTCCGCGAGCGGCAGGGCGTGTTCCGGCGGTTCTTCTCGCCGGGCGTGCTGCACGTCGTCGCCGGCCGCGACGCCGCCCGCGCCCTGGAGCCGCGCGAGGTGGACGCGACCGTGCTGTTCTGCGACCTGCGCGGGTTCTCGCGCACCGTCGAGGAGGCGTCCGGCCAGCTGCTCGACGTGCTGACGCGGGTGAGCGCCGCGCTCGGCGTGATGACCCGCGCCATCGTGGAGAACCGCGGGGCGATCGCCGACTTCCTCGGCGACGCGGCGATGGGCTTCTGGGGCTGGCCGCTGGACGACCCGGCGAAGGTGGAGAACGCGTGCCGGGCGGGGCTGGCGATCCGCGACGGGTTCGCGGCGGTGAGCAGTGACCGGTCGCACCCGCTGTTCGGCTTCCGCGCCGGCATCGGCATCGCCACCGGCCGGGCGGTCGCCGGCGGGATCGGCACCGCGGAGCAGGCGAAGGTGGGCGTGTTCGGCCCGGTGGTGAACCTCGCGTCGCGGCTCGAAGGGATGACGAAGCCGCTGCGGGTGCCGATCCTGCTGGACGAGGCGACGGCGGCGGCGGTGCGTGCGCACCTCCCGGCGGACGTGGCCCGCGTGCGCCGGCTGGCGCGGGTGAAGCCGGCCGGGCTGGAGACGCCGCTGGACGTGAGCGAGCTGCTCCCGCCGGCCGGCCCCGACGCGGTGCTGACCGACGTTCACCTGACCGAGTACGCCGCGGCGCTGGAGGCGTTCATGTCCGGCGACTGGTCGGCGGCCGACGACCGGCTGCACCGGCTGCCCCCGCGCGACCGCGGCAAGGACTTGCTGACGGGCTTCATTTTGCAGCACAACCACGCCCCGCCGCCGGGTTGGGACGGCGTCGTGCCGCTGGCGGCGAAGTAG
- a CDS encoding Uma2 family endonuclease: protein MSAVALPAPPPAPPADPFAHLPPVAPLRWTREEYYRLAEAGYFAGKRVMLIDGEIIAMTPQNEPHSTGIIVSAVALHAAFGDEMTYRQQMPLNLGQASDPEPDIAVEAGPPRSQPRRHPTTALLVVEVADSSLAYDTGDKASLYAAGGIADYWVVDLVHNRLIVFRDPKPDAAARFGHGYTSIRYLGRADTVVPLAAPNSAVAVADLLP from the coding sequence ATGTCTGCTGTCGCGCTCCCCGCGCCGCCACCGGCCCCGCCGGCCGACCCGTTCGCGCACCTGCCGCCGGTCGCGCCGCTCCGCTGGACGCGGGAGGAGTATTACCGCCTCGCCGAGGCCGGCTATTTCGCCGGCAAACGAGTCATGCTCATCGACGGGGAAATCATCGCCATGACACCCCAGAACGAACCGCACTCCACCGGTATTATCGTGTCCGCGGTGGCCCTCCACGCGGCGTTCGGCGACGAGATGACGTACCGGCAACAGATGCCCCTGAACCTCGGGCAGGCCTCCGACCCGGAGCCGGACATCGCGGTCGAAGCCGGACCGCCGCGGAGTCAGCCGCGCCGACACCCCACGACCGCGCTCCTGGTGGTCGAAGTGGCTGACAGCTCGCTCGCCTACGACACCGGCGACAAGGCCAGCCTCTACGCCGCGGGCGGCATCGCCGACTACTGGGTCGTCGATCTCGTCCACAACCGCCTGATCGTGTTCCGCGACCCGAAGCCGGACGCGGCCGCGCGCTTCGGCCACGGCTACACGAGCATCCGCTACCTCGGCCGCGCCGACACCGTCGTTCCCCTCGCCGCCCCCAACTCGGCCGTCGCCGTCGCCGACCTGTTGCCGTAG
- a CDS encoding TolC family protein, translating into MRRGATSYACLLLIAAGCHHARQCSPHAHAPVELPTAARQPVAVDATAVSGATTPARPATVRRLTAEECRALAAQNAPFADDLDKHPGNSGPSHPRLHPKKADKAACARLVRGYAADELRNRAAGDALDDFYKLARAEAQFDLLVAARAEVAARLAEADAAAKHGLRDRGDPLRVQLHEFDAQLGQLGGGIGALNASLRGRLALDAADPMPLGPADPLRVRGEDVDAAEAVRTALHYRPDLNFLRALIGCRDGSDSGLSQQALTSLNPLLAAASGHPLLALLSALCGKDDGSGDRLASALAGRERQAEAEVRAAVATLHGHRAAVGARAAAVTDAAARVADLEKQAAAGQSVLAELTAARLELLKARGALLEAASDWHRAEARLRQAMGTLVRE; encoded by the coding sequence ATGCGCCGGGGGGCGACCTCCTACGCTTGCTTGTTGTTGATCGCGGCGGGGTGCCACCACGCCCGCCAGTGCTCCCCCCACGCCCACGCCCCCGTCGAACTGCCGACCGCGGCACGCCAACCGGTCGCAGTGGACGCCACAGCGGTATCGGGAGCCACGACGCCGGCGCGGCCCGCGACCGTGCGGCGGCTCACCGCCGAGGAGTGCCGCGCGCTCGCGGCGCAGAACGCGCCCTTCGCCGACGACCTCGACAAGCACCCGGGCAACAGCGGCCCGAGTCACCCGCGGCTTCATCCGAAGAAGGCCGACAAGGCGGCGTGCGCCCGGCTCGTCCGCGGGTACGCCGCCGACGAGCTCCGCAACCGCGCCGCCGGCGATGCCCTCGACGACTTCTACAAGCTCGCCCGCGCCGAGGCCCAGTTCGACCTGCTCGTCGCCGCCCGCGCCGAGGTCGCGGCGCGGCTCGCGGAGGCGGACGCCGCCGCGAAGCACGGCCTGCGCGACCGCGGCGACCCGCTGCGGGTACAGTTGCACGAGTTCGACGCGCAGCTCGGCCAGCTCGGCGGCGGCATCGGGGCGCTGAACGCCAGCCTCCGCGGCCGGCTCGCGCTCGACGCCGCCGACCCCATGCCGCTCGGCCCCGCCGACCCGCTCCGCGTCCGCGGCGAGGACGTCGACGCCGCCGAGGCCGTCCGCACGGCGCTGCACTACCGGCCGGACTTGAACTTCCTGCGGGCGCTGATCGGCTGCCGGGACGGCAGTGACAGCGGGCTGTCGCAACAGGCGCTGACGAGCCTCAACCCGCTGCTCGCCGCCGCGAGCGGGCACCCGCTGCTGGCGCTACTCTCGGCCCTGTGCGGGAAGGACGACGGCTCCGGGGACCGGCTCGCGTCGGCGCTCGCGGGGCGGGAGCGGCAGGCCGAGGCCGAGGTGCGGGCGGCGGTGGCGACGCTCCACGGCCACCGCGCCGCCGTCGGCGCGCGGGCGGCGGCGGTGACGGACGCGGCGGCGCGGGTGGCCGACCTGGAGAAGCAGGCCGCCGCCGGGCAGTCGGTGCTGGCCGAGCTGACGGCGGCGCGGCTGGAGTTGCTGAAGGCCCGCGGCGCGCTGCTGGAGGCGGCGTCCGACTGGCACCGGGCCGAGGCCCGGCTGCGGCAGGCGATGGGGACGCTGGTGCGGGAGTAG
- a CDS encoding PH domain-containing protein, translating into MSTAPLREIKPVVVPAQFVVLGPLVAGFVAVFPATFAFVVGGMFGDPFERLERGPDHSLAVGVYVAAFMIALGLFGLKCFQEPQQTTYRVFADRVECDEGFFNKHQRTVVFDQVIDVELTEGVLQQTRGAGTVSLVTQQLVSGSDGKLSNRKVALVNVPQPREVYDLIRSLALKKT; encoded by the coding sequence GTGTCTACTGCCCCGCTCCGCGAGATCAAGCCGGTCGTCGTTCCGGCACAGTTCGTCGTGCTCGGGCCGCTCGTCGCCGGGTTCGTCGCCGTCTTCCCCGCCACGTTCGCGTTCGTCGTCGGCGGCATGTTCGGCGACCCGTTCGAACGCCTCGAGCGCGGCCCCGACCACTCCCTTGCGGTGGGCGTGTACGTCGCGGCGTTCATGATCGCCCTCGGGCTCTTCGGGCTGAAGTGCTTCCAGGAGCCGCAGCAGACGACGTACCGGGTGTTCGCCGACCGCGTGGAGTGCGACGAGGGCTTCTTCAACAAGCACCAGCGGACCGTCGTGTTCGACCAGGTCATCGACGTGGAGCTGACCGAGGGCGTGCTCCAGCAGACGCGCGGCGCCGGCACCGTGTCGCTGGTGACGCAGCAGCTGGTGAGCGGCTCCGACGGCAAGCTCTCGAACCGGAAGGTGGCGCTGGTGAACGTGCCGCAGCCGCGCGAAGTGTACGACCTGATCCGCTCGCTGGCGCTGAAGAAGACCTGA
- a CDS encoding DUF1501 domain-containing protein gives MPARTALLTRRRLLHVGAGGYLGLNLGGLLEARAAAPPPAAPKPIRACVLVFLYGGPSHLDTFDLKPDAPAEVRGEFRSVATSVPGLRVCEHLPRVARVMDRVALVRSVTHSARLHDSASIHALTGRPLDGPDRELFAPQPQVYPSYGSAVAYLTRGRGVDVPFASLPFPFHNVVPTPCQGGGFLGRAYDPLWVDVDAATREYRAGALRPAADVSPARLGERRRLLDTLGKPAAVYETAYRLLEAEAVRGAADVFREPLRVRERYGFGAAPAAVGEGGGGGNGAELGVARQMRGQNFLLARRLVEAGVPFVTVYDFKQQGQNWDAHFKGANQHRTHLLPQFDQGLSALIEDLDTRGLLDSTLVVAMGEFGRTPRVNRDGGRDHWPDCYTALFAGGGVTGGAVYGASDRLGAYPARDPVTPGDLAATIFWRFGLDPAAEVFDQAGRPHRLAAGEPLRRLFGS, from the coding sequence ATGCCCGCCCGCACCGCCCTCCTCACCCGCCGCCGGCTCCTCCACGTCGGCGCCGGCGGCTACCTCGGCCTGAACCTCGGCGGCCTCCTCGAAGCCCGCGCCGCCGCGCCGCCGCCCGCCGCCCCGAAGCCGATCCGCGCGTGCGTCCTCGTCTTCCTCTACGGCGGCCCCAGCCACCTCGACACGTTCGACCTGAAGCCCGACGCGCCCGCCGAGGTCCGCGGCGAGTTCCGGTCGGTGGCCACGAGCGTCCCCGGCCTCCGCGTGTGCGAGCACCTGCCGCGGGTGGCCCGCGTGATGGACAGGGTGGCGCTCGTCCGCAGCGTCACGCACTCGGCCCGGCTGCACGACTCGGCCTCGATCCACGCGCTGACCGGCCGGCCGCTCGACGGCCCCGACCGCGAGCTGTTCGCCCCGCAGCCGCAGGTGTACCCGAGCTACGGCAGCGCCGTCGCGTACCTGACCCGCGGCCGCGGCGTGGACGTGCCGTTCGCGTCGCTGCCGTTCCCGTTCCACAACGTGGTGCCGACGCCGTGCCAGGGCGGCGGCTTCCTCGGCCGCGCCTACGACCCGCTGTGGGTGGACGTGGACGCGGCCACCCGCGAGTACCGCGCCGGGGCGCTGCGGCCGGCCGCCGACGTGAGCCCCGCCCGCCTCGGCGAGCGCCGCCGCCTGTTGGACACGCTCGGCAAGCCCGCCGCGGTGTACGAGACGGCGTACCGGCTGCTCGAAGCCGAAGCGGTGCGCGGCGCCGCCGACGTGTTCCGCGAGCCGCTGCGGGTGCGCGAGCGGTACGGGTTCGGCGCCGCGCCGGCGGCGGTCGGCGAGGGCGGCGGCGGCGGCAACGGGGCCGAGCTCGGCGTCGCCCGGCAGATGCGCGGCCAGAACTTCCTGCTGGCCCGGCGGCTGGTCGAGGCCGGCGTGCCGTTCGTGACCGTGTACGACTTCAAGCAGCAGGGCCAGAACTGGGACGCACACTTCAAAGGCGCGAACCAGCACCGCACGCACCTGCTGCCGCAGTTCGATCAGGGGTTGTCGGCGCTGATCGAAGACCTGGACACGCGGGGCTTGCTCGACAGCACGCTGGTGGTGGCGATGGGCGAGTTCGGCCGGACGCCGCGGGTGAACCGCGACGGCGGCCGCGACCACTGGCCGGACTGCTACACGGCGCTGTTCGCCGGCGGCGGCGTGACCGGCGGCGCGGTGTACGGCGCGAGCGACCGCCTGGGCGCGTACCCGGCCCGCGACCCTGTGACGCCCGGCGACCTGGCGGCGACGATCTTCTGGCGGTTCGGCCTGGACCCGGCGGCGGAGGTGTTCGACCAGGCCGGCCGCCCCCACCGCCTCGCCGCCGGCGAGCCGCTGCGGCGGCTGTTCGGCAGCTGA
- the rpiB gene encoding ribose 5-phosphate isomerase B: MRVAVGNDHRGVAVKYRVVSLLKELGHEVTDHGTDAPAGCDYPDFAFVVAKAVAGGAADRGILLCATGHGMCIAANKVRGVRAANCRDALDAEMSRRHNDANVLCLSADLIGEEVIDRMVRAWLTADFEAGRHQRRKDKITAFEQANPLPAAKTPPPAG; encoded by the coding sequence ATGCGAGTAGCCGTCGGCAACGACCACCGGGGCGTGGCCGTGAAGTACCGGGTGGTGAGCCTCCTGAAGGAACTCGGTCACGAGGTCACCGACCACGGCACGGACGCGCCCGCCGGGTGCGACTACCCGGACTTCGCGTTCGTGGTGGCGAAGGCCGTGGCCGGCGGGGCGGCCGACCGCGGCATCCTGCTGTGCGCGACCGGCCACGGCATGTGCATCGCGGCGAACAAGGTGCGCGGCGTCCGCGCCGCCAACTGCCGCGACGCCCTCGACGCCGAGATGAGCCGCCGGCACAACGACGCGAACGTGCTGTGCCTGTCGGCCGACCTGATCGGCGAGGAGGTCATCGACCGGATGGTGCGGGCGTGGCTGACCGCCGACTTCGAGGCCGGCCGGCACCAGCGGCGCAAGGACAAGATCACCGCGTTCGAGCAGGCCAACCCGCTGCCGGCCGCGAAGACCCCGCCCCCCGCCGGCTGA
- a CDS encoding arsenate reductase/protein-tyrosine-phosphatase family protein — MPPTVLDWSPTVDPSDFVRRVREELAAGRVVIYPGDSGYVALADPTSPVAPTIPAPAVLVYGPDDPPRLGVSVPTAARRLMFRGWPSPLTVALPADPTAVPEGWPAAAWEAVTRDGVVRFRCPEHALTDALLPALPGPVLLSETHQPTASAAAEPFGDAVQLAVSAGGLRTDRRPTEVAVSDAGWRVTQAGDFPADEVERLTARIVLFVCTGNTCRSPLAEGIAKALLAERLSCPADALPARGIWVLSAGVAAYGGGPASDLSVAAAAEFGADIADHRSRPVNPQLLAAADDVIAMTRSHAHALAERYPGVGPAARLLCGDADLDDPIGAGPEVYRDCARRIREHVGRFLQEWVAACE; from the coding sequence ATGCCACCGACGGTCCTGGACTGGAGCCCGACCGTCGATCCGTCGGACTTCGTCCGCCGGGTGCGCGAGGAGCTGGCGGCCGGCCGGGTGGTGATTTACCCCGGCGATTCCGGGTACGTCGCCCTCGCCGACCCGACTTCGCCCGTCGCCCCGACGATCCCCGCCCCGGCGGTGCTGGTGTACGGCCCGGACGACCCGCCCCGGCTGGGGGTGAGCGTGCCGACGGCCGCCCGCCGGCTGATGTTCCGCGGCTGGCCGTCGCCGCTGACGGTGGCGCTGCCCGCGGACCCGACGGCGGTCCCCGAGGGCTGGCCGGCGGCGGCGTGGGAGGCGGTGACGCGGGACGGCGTGGTCCGCTTCCGCTGCCCGGAGCACGCGCTGACGGACGCCCTGCTGCCGGCGCTGCCGGGGCCGGTGCTCCTGAGCGAGACGCACCAGCCGACGGCGAGCGCGGCGGCGGAACCGTTCGGCGACGCGGTTCAGCTGGCGGTGAGCGCCGGCGGGCTGAGGACGGACCGCCGGCCGACCGAGGTGGCGGTTTCGGACGCGGGCTGGCGGGTGACACAGGCCGGCGACTTCCCGGCGGACGAGGTCGAGCGACTGACGGCGCGGATCGTGTTGTTCGTGTGCACGGGCAACACCTGCCGCAGCCCGCTGGCCGAGGGGATCGCCAAGGCGCTGCTGGCGGAGCGGCTCAGCTGCCCGGCCGACGCGCTGCCGGCGAGGGGCATCTGGGTGCTGTCGGCGGGCGTGGCGGCGTACGGCGGCGGGCCGGCGTCGGACCTGTCGGTGGCGGCGGCGGCGGAGTTCGGCGCCGACATCGCCGACCACCGCAGCCGGCCGGTGAACCCGCAGCTACTGGCCGCCGCCGACGACGTGATCGCCATGACCCGGTCGCACGCCCACGCCCTGGCGGAGCGCTACCCCGGGGTCGGCCCGGCGGCCCGACTGCTGTGCGGCGACGCCGACCTGGACGACCCCATCGGCGCGGGGCCGGAGGTGTATCGGGACTGCGCCCGGCGGATCCGGGAGCACGTGGGGCGGTTCTTACAGGAGTGGGTGGCCGCATGCGAGTAG